The following is a genomic window from Mus pahari chromosome 1, PAHARI_EIJ_v1.1, whole genome shotgun sequence.
gcTTGAGTCCAGTTTGGAATATACTGCAAGtctcatagatagatagacagatagatagatagatagatagatagatagatagatagataatagatagatagatagatagatagacgattTCATCCTCTCAATAATTATTAATAACTTAAGACTTAgacttttaaaactattaatCAGTGATTGAATTTTATCGTTAGTTACTGATGCTCTATTCAAAAGATTCTGAAAATAGTCTAATGATTTATTCCTTAGTAAATCCTAGGATCTCACAAGTCGGTGAAATTGTTTATTAAGTTCCCTCATTCTTCATGATCTCTCATTATTGTCTTTTAACATACTGAACTATGATACTTTTCCCAAAAAAACTGAATGCATGGCCATAGGTCAAGAGCAATTAATAATACCTAGATCGTTAGTTTATTTTTTCTACAAAATAAGCAATAACATCCATTGGTTTACCCTTTCTACAAATCCCCCTGATTTACCTTCCTTGTCCTCTGAGATTTTCCATCGCCTGTGCTCTACcgtacatattttatatacatgtttctttacacatatattatacatataccaTTAATATTACTATGTCTTAGTAACGGCTATCAAGTCTTTGCCTCCATTATACTAGTTCTccatttaatatgtattttctcAATAACGTGTTGTCCCCtatatttgttttctcatttatacTTTCTACTCTTTCAGATTTATGTTTCTATAATCATAAAAACAGAACTCATTTTaattaggctttttttttttttggatggggaaccatataaataaaagttatattttggTAAAGCCTTCCAGGCTGCCCGCATGAACTATCAGGCAGTTCCTGGTGAACCCCACCTGTGTTTCCTCCTCAGTCCCTAACCAAGGAACTGACTGAATCCATCCTGACTTTCTTCTCTATCTCTGCCATCCAATTGCAGGATCTCAGCCTCCAGGAGCACTGGCCATGCTGAGCTCCAGGCCGGCCCGCACCAGTGAGGACCCAATAGATTCATCCCGTCGATAAGGCTGTGCACTGAGCCCTTTTCTTTTCACTATGCCAATATTTCCACCCCGCTCTgtggcagccccacccccactccggCCCACGGACTTACCTGAGATCAGAGCTGCCAGAGGTGAACCGCTGTGGCAATGGTGGCTGGAGGTTGACAACTGTGTACTTGCAGGTTTCCTGTGGCCAATCCCGGAGGCCCAGATGAGACAGTTCTGTGCGTCCCACTTCCTGCGTCCTCTCGGTGACTCTGAATCCTGCCCCCTACCTGCACCAAGGCGCCTGGGATCCCCCAACTCCGGGTCTTCTCACCTAACCTGAGATTATGCTGGAGCTGCTGGAGGTGGGAGCAAACTACTCACACCAGCCACGCAGAGACCCCCAGCAGGACCACACACGCACAGGAGTGACCTGCTCCACCACCAAGGCCATGGGACGGCTCAGATCTGTCCATTGCCACCTGCACTGCGGCGAGCGCCTGGACTACCAGCCGCTGCACATGTATCCGGTGTCCTTGCTGCCCTCGTGCGGCTGGAATAGGTCCCACAAGGACTGGACTTGGCAGTGTGACCTCTAAGGAGCTTTCTCCACATTCACAAGACAAGGAGGCCTCTACCTCTCCAGGCCCCATGGCTGAAGGTCCTATGGGAGGAAGACAGGGGGCCTCTTAGACAAGTTTTGTTTGCAAAATGGCACAGTAATTGTGTCCTCATTCCCTCGAGCCCACTAGAGGATTGAGTATAGATGCCTTGGGAGAAGCTGCTTCCTAGTGTACTGTATGTGGTGTTTTAAATAACTTTGTGTGTAAGAAATCTTGAAAAATATCGCATTACCACAGATAAAGGACACAGTGGGTATTTCCACTGCTTCCTTTGACTTTGTAAAAATTGCTTgccgtttttgttgttgttgttgttgttgttgttgttgttagtggtggtggtttttaagttttaaatcttTGTAGAAAAAGGTATTTCTAATCTTATCTCATATTTATTTCTCATACTAGAAGAAAATTATCAGATTCTAAATTCTCTTTGCTTCCAAACTCCATTTCCATTTCcaacttaaataaatgtttggaATGGGGTCCCACACTTCCacactttctctgtttttttttgtttgtttgtttttggttttttttttggaaacactGACTATCAGCCAGGGAACAATGTGAATTCACACAGGCCTATCCAGCTGGAAGCTCAGAGCTCCATGGAGAGAGGCTACAAATACCTCAGCAGCGACGGCAGAACAAAAATCCAGTGCCCAGGATTCCAAAGAAACATTGGgcactctctatctctctgtctctttgtctttctgtctctctgtgtatgtgggcatgtgggtgtgagtgggtgtgtctgagtgtatatgtttatgtatgatgTGTAGGTATGGtacatggtatgtatgtatgttgtatgtgtgtatgtgaatgcgtattgtgagggagtgtgtgtgtttatggtgtttgtgtgtttatattgtgtgtgagtgtgtgtttatgatgtgtctgtgtatgtttatgttgtgtgtatgaatatatgtatgtatgtgtgtgtgtgtgtgtgtttgtgtgtgtgtatgaattgtTGATGTTGAGGGTTTGGGAGAGGAATTGTGATTTTCAGAATGAATTCCTTAAAGAGAAGCTGTTTGCCACACGCTTCTAGTAATACTTAGAAGAAAAatggcacacatgcacaacacaaaAATCCAAGGGATGGAGTCTATAGGACTATGCTTACCACACAAGCCTGTGAGGAGCAGGTCAAGATGATAAGCTTTAGGCATGAGTTAGAACAGCTGTAACTTTAATATACCATAGAACAACATCTGTCTGGATAATGGCAATTAAATGATAAGGAATTCACAAGAATTCTGAGAGCTAAGAGTTGGTTCTACAGTCATTGGGCAACCTACCAGGAAGTGcttccctttctcaaaaaaaataaaaaaaaaatccttctcccTTCACTCAAAGCTGGGGCTCTGGGCTAGAgttgggtggggaggggcagagggaggcttTTAGCTATTGTAGTCTTTGCCCAACAGGCACTCAAACCCTGAATCCATAGGGCCCAGAGTTGAGGCTGCTTGCAGTTGGATAGTGTTCTTTACTGAGCAGACGCCAAAGCAGCAAAGGAAATCTGCATGTGCTTTCTACCTGGCCTTGTGAAAGAAGCTCTGACTAGGTTTCTAGAGTAGCCCAGCTGGTTCCCATTTCCCTCACTCCTCAACAGCATTATAATTACTTCAAAGACAAATGATTTCCCATAGAACTTGTAAACCAAGTTCAtgtaaattccattttttttttagaatgtttGTCAACTCACATTGGTCTTTGATATTTGTCATTGCCAAGGATAGGGAATCAGAACTGCCATGCATTTCTGACAGTAGCTTAGACATAAACAGCTCTTTCTGTGTATCTTGTATATAATCTGAGGGGCAGTTTTAATCCTTTCATTTCTGTGAGATTATATCATTACACCCATAGCACTGTCACAGTGATTTGTAGATTGTGATCTAATCATTCCAATTCCAAAGACATGTATGTGAACACTTTATGTATCCTCCTAAATTACAGGTCATCCTCCCTAATAATTACAGAGATTATTATAGTACAGAATCAGGATACCAAATCTCAAAATGCACATTAAGTGACCTAATTTAGACTTCAGCTTGTTCAATGACAATAATAAGTGACCTAGTTTAGACTTCAGCTTGTTCAATGACAATAAATATGTTTTCCCTGTTGAATATTGCTAAATCAATGAGATATGTAGTAGAAAATGCAaaccttctttcttcttaaattcCTTTGGCCAAAGGtaaatttcaggaaaacattagaaataaatatgaaaaacaaaacatgaatctTTTTGTGATTTATAGGTAAGGTTTTAAAACCAAGCCACAATAATGTTATCCACATAATTACAGtctgaagtaaataaaaatttagtattTTAGTGAAAAAGtgataaaacatgaaaacatcaGGCACAAAGAAGATGATCTTTactgtatgcatatataacaaGGCATGTAAACCATCCCTTCAAAAttagcaagaaaacaaaaaaggcaggGAGGAACAAATGTGTCAGCAAACAGGCACATGGGTGTTGACCTTCTAGTTACAAGAAGAATAAATACAGATTGAATCTCTCATGGTATAGTATACATACCAGCATGTTTAGGTAATGAACAAGCCTAAAACTATCAGACATTGAAAGGGGTAAGGAGCTCCAGCAGCCATGAACTCCTGATAGGAATGTGAGTGGTTCTgaatcttcctaatgctgggactctttagtacagttccttAGGTTATGGTGAACATCAAACCATAAAGctatttgttgctacttcataattgtaattttgctggTGTTataaatcttaatgtaaatatatgctaTGTAGGATATCTCATGTAACCacaaaggggtctcgacccataggttgagaaccactggtacaAATGCACGCAATTGTTTTTTGTATCTCTACTGGTGAATACACATAACTCACAGTTCTCTCTCAAACAAAATGTGTACCTACAGTCACAATAGTACATCAACTAGAATGGTGATTACAGCATCCTTTGCAAAGTATCTGTAACATAACCTAACCctgagaaataaatttctatCAGCATCAATATGGACAAATATTTATACACTCTCATAGTAAAATTCTATACAATGCTGATAATAAGAACCTGGAAGTTCatacaatgtaaataaattttgtaTACTGTGTTGATGTTTAAAGACATTAAGCAGTGTGTTTCCTTAGCAACCtcattataaaatagaaaacagggTCAGTTTCATGTGTTCTATCAGAAATAAGAAGTATCTGAGCGGCTGAGACAGGGAAAAGttcaagtttgaggctaacctgtaCCAGagtgagattgtctcaaaaaatagccACTATTGATATCTAAGGACTGTGCAGAACCTCTTTCCAGAAAAGGTGTAGTACACACTGGAGAGATGttcttgttctttgtgtgtgATCGACAGTTCTTTGACCAAATAAATTCTGTTACTTCACAATCCTTCTACTTCTTTATtgttcagttttttcttttcttttttcttttcttttcttttcttttcttttcttttcttttcttttcttttcttttcttttcttttgttatgtcatgttatgtcttttttgtttttatcatgaataTAAATTAGTATGGTATACTCTTGGAAGAGTGTACTGAACCTATGTTGTAACATTGGTCTCATAGGTGTAGACAGGGATCATCCCTCATAGGTTTATAAAATGAGgattcttttcttccagaggGTTACCACCTATCCTGTCTGTGGTCTGAGGTCATGGACACCACTGAACTCCTGACTTCTAGACTCAGGATGTGAGattaaaagagaaaggatgagGGTCAGCACCTGTGTGGCATCAGGTGTTCATCAAAGAGTAATGGAAAAGGCTGAGGTGGGACTTGCAGAGTCTGTGACTGCCAAACTGCCTGGCCTCCAAGTCTCTGCCAAAGACCCCATCAGCCTCAGAGTGCCTTCTGGTCACAGAAGCCCCAAGTCCTTCTTAAGCCTGTTATGAAGCTGGAAGAAGACAAATTCTGCTGTTGGGATGAAAAGGTTGCCTCCTGGTCGGAGAGGAAGCAGCACTCTGAAAGATATACAGAGTTGGTAATCAGTGCAATGAAAAATGCTTACTAAACACAACTTGATTACTGATTACACAAGCTTAGTATGGTGTTCTCAACATGTAGGTCTCAACCTCTCTGGGGATGAATGGCCCTTTCACAAGGGTTGCACATCAcatatcctgcctatcagattTCACCTGGCAAGTCAACAACAGTGGCAAAGTCACAGTATGAATGTAGCATGGGAAACAACGTTATACTTAGGGGTCACAACATGAAGAAGTGTATTGAATCTTCAGACGGCATCagaggaagattgagaaccactgttctaagaCCATGTAGGAGAGACTTTTAGTGGAGATATCCATTTCAAACCCAACAACAATTACAAAGCAGTGTTCAGAACATCCAAGGGGAACTGATTAGATATGATATGGGATGAGGGCAAGTAGGTAGAATTCCACCTAATGAAAGCACATTTGGGTGGCTGTGTTTAAACCAGACCGATCATGAGAGGCCCCAATAGGAAGGACACAGGCTTGGCTTTCTTCTCACACTGTGAAAGGTTGTCACTGCTAGAAGGTAGCAATCTGCAGAACTAGCCACAGACACGATGACTCTCACACTCAACTGCCGTCTGACTCACACTGCACCCTGTTTGGTTTTTCCAAGGCTTCTGACATGCTCTGTGAGCAATGATCAGTACCTTAGACGGATAGTATGTGTGAAATCAAATTTCAATATAATGGCCTGAAGACCCTGACTTAGCCCAGGGAACAGTATTAGTAAATTGGACATTCctctaaaattcaaaattcagatcatcaggcaCTTGTAAAGTAGACAGAAAGTGATTTGTATTCTGCTTATGTCTTGCCTTCAAGCACACTTTGACCACTTAGACAATTCCTGACTGAAAGTAAGAATGGAAAGGGACCTTGGGTGAATGGCAGAGGTAAAGGATTTAGAGGAATATACAAACACTCATTGGTCATTGGTCATTGTCATGACCCACCATAAAAAGTCAGAAAATCAATTTGAACATACTGGAATAAAACTAAAGTAGCCCctctacatataaaataataaagaaaactgtgGTGAGAATGTCATTAACTGTTAATAGAAATGGAAtacaaaaaaaacctgtatatTGTTTCACTGCTTCACAAGGAGATACAACAGATGTTGCTTTggttgtgtggttgtgtgtgtgtgtgtgtgtgtgtgtgtgtgtgagagagagagagagagagagagagagagagagagNggagagagagagagagagagagagagagagagagagagagagagagagagagaaatagagagagtgttttcttttcttttagggaaTCAAAGCCAACACAATGGTCATGATTTGAAGGCATCATAGGGTGATTGATACCAAGCTTAAGATCAGTATGGAGAATGAGCCTTATTGTCTCAAAAACCTACTGGAAGGTAGGATTTGCCTGGTTTGGTCCACTTAGAGTAAATCTTTTACTCCACTAAGACTGAATGAGGACGATGGAGCTAACTGGGTGAGTGAATCTCCTTCACGGTAATTACTCCATTAGAGGCAATGGCACTATAAAATTATCCTTATAAGTAATTAGAGAGTTAGATGTGGGTAAAACActtgcaggtatgtgtgtgttttcttatctTTGAGGGAATGAAAGCCAAAACATAGGTCATGTTTTGAAGCCATCATAGGGTGGTTGATACCTAGCTCAAGGTCAGTATGGAGAATGAGCcttattgtctcaaaaacaaacaggaagggaAGATTTGCCTGGTTTGATCCACCTAGAGTTAATCTTATTACTTCAGTAAGACTGAATGATCATGATTGAGCTAACTGGATGAGTGAATCAACTCCAAGGTAGTTACTCCATTAGAGGCAATGCACTATAAAATTACCCTTAACTGGTCATGACTTGAGGCCATTATAGGGTGATTGATTCCAAGCTCAAGGTCAGTATGGAGAATGAGCCttattgtctcaaaaacatataGAAAGGGAGGATTTGTCTGACTTGGTCCACTTAGAGGTAATCTTATTACTTCAGTAAGACTGAATGAACATGATTGAACTAACTGGATGAGTGAATCACCTCCATGGTGGTTAATCCATTAGAGGCAATGCACTATAAAATTATCCTTAACTGGTCATGACTTGAGGCCATCATAGGGTGATTGATTCCAAGCTCAAGGTCAGTATGGACAATGAGAcatattgtctcaaaaacatacaGAAAGGGAGGATTTGCCTGGTTTGGTCCACTTAGCATGAATCTTATTAATCCAGTAAGATTGAATCAGATTAATGGAGTTAACTCGGTGATTGAATCACCTCCACAGTAGCTGCACCATTAGAGCCCATGGAACTATAAACTTATTCTTATGAGATTTAGGTGTGGGTAAAACACTTACTTCAAAATGCTTTGTACACTAAAAAAGCAGACTGTAGATCCAAGATCACTTTTATTTCCCATAGAGAATCAACAGTCTACTTAGTGGACTAGACGACCACATAGACAATATGACCTTGTCTGGAAATGTGTCTGCTTCTAGAGAAATCATCTCCTTGCAGATCAAAAATCAatgaagagagacaaagaaataaagaaagacagagagagagagagagagagagagagagagagagagagagagagagagagagagagaaggaaaataaggTATAGGCTGTTTACACTGGTTCTGTGCAGTTAGCAAGGAGATGGAAACTCCTGTATAGCATGGTAGTCATTGTTTCCTCTATTTGACATGGTTTTGTAACTTTATTCCCAGTAAAACCCAAGCTTAAGACACCTAGGAAACTGGAGCTAAATTCAGGAAAATGCACTCCAAAGAGATGAGATTTCAGAGCTGCTTTGCAGAAACCACACCCAACTTGGGGGAGAGGCTTGTCTGTGATTGGCTATTCCAGGAAGACCGTAGGCGTGGTCACAAGTCTGGAGTATAAAAGACTGAGCATTGGTCCTCACTTGCAGAGATCCTCTGTAGGGAAAGACTTCCTTCTGCTCCCTTAGAAGACTCCAGCAAGTTATTTGAAGAGGTCTTTGGAGACATGGTGGTTGCTTCCTCCTTCCCAGAAGGTGAGTCTCACTGTAAGGTCTTTACATCTTGTGTGTCCCCCAGCAGCCTTGTCATCTCCGGCTGCCCTAGACCTGCACAGGGGTGCTGGGACAGACTTCTGTTGATAAAGGGGGTACTCTGCCCTCCTAATAAGTTGAGTCTCATCATAAGGCCTTTTGAAGCTTGCATGTGTAGTGCCAGGAAAGAGAAGTCATCCCCCAAAACCAGACAGGAACTGATGAGATGCAAtcattgtgtttccttttttccaGCAACAGGGAACTACTGTGAGGCACTGTCTAGCAGGAAGGCTTTGGGGATGATGCACCCGAATATCTATCAGGGTAAGGGTTTACCTTAAGCAGCAAGCAGAGGGGTGTGGgtgagtgtgcaagcatctaatcaGCTAGATTTTGTGGCCTGTAACATaatggtgggtgctgggaatcatgGGCTGAAtgcctgcttccctctgcatGGATGGTTGTTAGGGAAGGGGTGGGCTTTGAACCTGGTGGTGCAGATCTGGTGGATTAATagcctggagacactggtcttgttggcGGTGTAACCTAGAGACTGGATTTAggttcttgtttggtttggggtggggtgtatttgagtgttttctgtttgtttatttgtttgggcgTGGTGGGGTGTAACTTGGAAGTAATGCTAGGTACTGTCCTGTTAGTTTTCCTGAGGTGAAAGTTAGGTCAGGTTTTCTAGAATGGAGTTTGAAGGTAAAGGATTTGGCCACTGGCATGCCCTacagtctttttgttttcttgtcctgGAGCAGATCCAGCCCTGTCATCTCCTGGTGCCCCAGAGCTGTATCAGGATGAAACTCAGGTGGTGGAGGTGCTGGCTGCCAATGGCAAGCACAGTCTGAGTTGGGAGAGTCCCCAAGGACCGGGATGCGGGCTCCAGAACACAGGCAACAGCTGCTACCTGAATGCAGCCCTGCAGTGCTTGACACACACTCCACCTCTCGCTGACTACATGCTGTCCCAGGAGCACACTCAGACCTGTTGTTCCCCAGAAGGCTGTAAGATGTGTGCTATGGAAGCCCATGTGACCCAGAGTCTCCTGTACTCCCACTCCATGGATGTCATGAAGCCCTCCCAGATTttgacctctgccttccacaagAACAAGCAAGAAGATGCCCATGAGTTTCTCATGTTCACCTTGACAACCATGCATGAATCCTGCCTTCGAGGGCTCGGCCGATCAGAAGAGGAATCCCCCTCTGAGGACAGCTCCCCGATTCATGACATATTTGGAGGCTGTTGGAGGTCTCAGATCAAGTGTCTCCACTGCCAGGGCACCTCAGATACCTATGATCCCTTCTTGGACGTCCCCCTGGATATAAGCTCGGCTCACAGTGTGAAGCAAGCTTTGTGGGAtacagagaaggtagaagagCTGTGTGGGGAGAACGCCTACTACTGTGGTAGGTGTAGACAGAAGATGCCAGCTTCCAAGTCCCTGAAGGTTTATAGTGCCCCAAAGGTACTCCTGCTTGTGTTAAAGCGCTTCTCTGACTTTATGGGTAACAAGTTGGACAGAAAAGTAAGCTACCCGGAGTTCCTTGACCTGAAGCCATACCTGTCCCAGCCTACTCATGGACCTTTGCCTTATGCCCTCTATGCCGTCCTGGTCCATGATGGTGCGACATGTGACAGTGGACATTACTTCTGTTGTGTCAAAGCCGGCCATGGGAAGTGGTACAAGATGGATGATACTAAGGTCACCAGGTGCGATGTGACTTCTGTCCTGAATGAGAATGCCTATGTGCTCTTCTATGTGCAGCAGACCGACCTCAAACAGATCAGTATTGACATGTCAGAGGACAGAGTCCATGAGGTTCTTGACTCTGAATATCAGGTGAAGACATCCCGGAAAAAAAAgcataagaagaagaaaagccctTGCACAGAAGATGTGGGAGAGCCCTGGGGAAACAGGGAGAATAGAGCAATTGAAGAAACCTCCTTAGGGGAGGAGAAAGTGCTTCAGGAACAGAACCACCAGAAAGCTGGGCAGAATCACAGGAACACTGAAATTGTGCCTCAGGAACAGAACTACCAGAAAGCTGGGCAGAAACATAGGAATACCAAACTCATTCCTCAGGAACAGAACCACCAGAAAGCTGGGCAGAATCACAGGAACACTGAAATTGTGCCTCCGGAACAGAACCACCAGAAAGTTAGGCAGAACCTCAGGACTACCGAACATGAACGTGATCTGCCTGCTGATGCAACTGTGATTCACCAACCCAGATCTACAGCTAATTGGTGCAAGGATGCTCCAGACAAGGAGAATCAACCCTGGAACTATGCTGACAGGCTCTTCACCTCTCAGGGCCCCGAGAACACTAGGCAGCTCTGTAGTCAGGGAGGGAGGCGAAGATCGAAGAAggggaagaacaagaacaagcaaGGGCAGAGGCTTCTGATTGTTTGCTAGTGGTCACCAGCCCACTCACACTGGCTCTTGTGGACACACTGTTGACCTGAGCACACTGTTGACCAGAGGTCCCTGGAACAAGCTATTTGGACCTCTGTCCCAGGCAGGGACAATGCCTCACCCTTTACATGGCGTTCACCTTTCCTCCAGGCCCTTACATGTCTTTGCTGACTGACTCTCTGAGAATGATTGTCTGGATGAGGTAAAAAATTGCCCAGGGTGTTGGTACAGGTTAAAGACAAGAAAGCTGGAAACCTGAGGGAGGACTGCCTACcctctcctgcagctcctggaATCTGAGCAGGGTAGAGACTAAATCCCTACACTGGAGCTCTTGATATTTGGAGTTTTCGCTCAGCCAACAAGTTTCTGGGCAACTGATCTTTCTAACCTCTTTCCCAGAAAATGTGTAGTACACACTGTAGAGATAGATGCACTTGTTCTTTTTGTGTGCTCAACAGTTCTTTGACCAAATAAATTCTGTTACTTCACAATCCTTGTCTGcttctttattgttcttttttcttttcttttgttatgtcatgttatgttttgttttatcatgaaTGTAAATTAGTATGGTATACTCTTGGAAGAGTGTACTGAACCTATGTTGTACCATTGGTTCCGTAGGTTTAGACAGGAATCATCACTCACAGGTTTATAAAATGGGATTCTTTTCTCCCAGAGGGTTACCACCTATCCTGTCTGTGGTCTGAGGTCATGGGCACCACTGAAATCCTGACTTCTAGACTCAGGATGTGAGATTGAAAGGGAAAGGTTGAGGATCAGCATCTGTGTAGCATCAGGTGTTCATCAAAGAGTAATGGAAAGGCTGAGGTGGGCCTTGCAGAGTCTGTCACTGCCAAACTGTCAGGCCTTCATGTCTCTCCCAAAAGACTCCATCAGCCTCAGTGTGCCTTCTGGTCACAGGGGCCACAAGTACTTCTTAAGCCTGTTATAAAGCTGGAAGTAGACAAATTCTGCTGTTGGGATGAAAAGTTTGCCTCTTTGTGGTAAAGGAAGCAGTACTCTGAAAGATATACAGAGTTGGTAATTGGTGCAATGAAAAATGCTTACTATACACAACTTCATTACTGGTTACGCAAGGTTAGTATGgtgttctcaacctgtaggtctcaACCTCTCTGGGGATGAATGGCTCCTTCACAAGGGTTGCATAAcagatatcctgcctatcagatattcgCCTGGCTATTCAAAAACAGTGGCAAAGTCACAGTATGAATGTAGCATGGGAAACGATGTTATACTTGGCTGATCACAACATGAATA
Proteins encoded in this region:
- the LOC110330703 gene encoding ubiquitin carboxyl-terminal hydrolase 17-like protein C isoform X1, coding for MVVASSFPEADPALSSPGAPELYQDETQVVEVLAANGKHSLSWESPQGPGCGLQNTGNSCYLNAALQCLTHTPPLADYMLSQEHTQTCCSPEGCKMCAMEAHVTQSLLYSHSMDVMKPSQILTSAFHKNKQEDAHEFLMFTLTTMHESCLRGLGRSEEESPSEDSSPIHDIFGGCWRSQIKCLHCQGTSDTYDPFLDVPLDISSAHSVKQALWDTEKVEELCGENAYYCGRCRQKMPASKSLKVYSAPKVLLLVLKRFSDFMGNKLDRKVSYPEFLDLKPYLSQPTHGPLPYALYAVLVHDGATCDSGHYFCCVKAGHGKWYKMDDTKVTRCDVTSVLNENAYVLFYVQQTDLKQISIDMSEDRVHEVLDSEYQVKTSRKKKHKKKKSPCTEDVGEPWGNRENRAIEETSLGEEKVLQEQNHQKAGQNHRNTEIVPQEQNYQKAGQKHRNTKLIPQEQNHQKAGQNLRTTEHERDLPADATVIHQPRSTANWCKDAPDKENQPWNYADRLFTSQGPENTRQLCSQGGRRRSKKGKNKNKQGQRLLIVC
- the LOC110330703 gene encoding ubiquitin carboxyl-terminal hydrolase 17-like protein A isoform X2, whose product is MVVASSFPEADPALSSPGAPELYQDETQVVEVLAANGKHSLSWESPQGPGCGLQNTGNSCYLNAALQCLTHTPPLADYMLSQEHTQTCCSPEGCKMCAMEAHVTQSLLYSHSMDVMKPSQILTSAFHKNKQEDAHEFLMFTLTTMHESCLRGLGRSEEESPSEDSSPIHDIFGGCWRSQIKCLHCQGTSDTYDPFLDVPLDISSAHSVKQALWDTEKVEELCGENAYYCGRCRQKMPASKSLKVYSAPKVLLLVLKRFSDFMGNKLDRKVSYPEFLDLKPYLSQPTHGPLPYALYAVLVHDGATCDSGHYFCCVKAGHGKWYKMDDTKVTRCDVTSVLNENAYVLFYVQQTDLKQISIDMSEDRVHEVLDSEYQVKTSRKKKHKKKKSPCTEDVGEPWGNRENRAIEETSLGEEKVLQEQNHQKAGQNHRNTEIVPQEQNYQKAGQNLRTTEHERDLPADATVIHQPRSTANWCKDAPDKENQPWNYADRLFTSQGPENTRQLCSQGGRRRSKKGKNKNKQGQRLLIVC